The window aatgagcaatTCTATTGTCTCCTTGGTAAGGAAGGCGCAATGTGAATGTAGTGTCGACCATTGATACTAAAACACCACTTGACCAGCATGCTAAAGCCAGGAGGCCACACACCCTCCATGTCATGATGAGGGGGTAGTGCATTGGGTCACAGATTGCCAGGTACCGATCATAAGACATCACAGCTAACAGGGAACACTGTGTACATCCAAAAAACAGGATGAGGAGAAGTTGAACAGCACAGCCTGTGAAAGAGATTAATTTTCTTCTAGATAACATGTGGATTAAGGTTTGGGGAACAATGGTAGTTGAGAAGCAGAGATCAGCCAGAGATAAATTACATAGGAAAAAATACATGGGTGTATGGAGCTGTGAGTCAAGCATAACCAAGGATGTGAGGAGCAGGTTTCCAAGTATGGTACCCAAGTAGACTGCCAGGAACAATGTAAAGAGTATCAGTTGTGTCTTAGGGTCATCAGAAAGTCCCAATAGGAAGAATTCTGTCACCCAGGTCTGGTTGGTTTGGCTCatgttctctctgtttctttatgaAGGAATCAAGAGATGTAAGATATAAAGATGTCGAAAATCATAGAAGTTTAGTTGGGAAAAAAACCTTAAATGTTATCTAGTGAAACCTTCAACCACCAAATGGTGACCACAAGGAATACATTCCCTTGTTGTACAGCACTGTTGGGAAATGATTATATAAATTAAACTGAAATCTCCCACcctgttatttatattttatgcattgatCTCTGTTGTTTCTTCTAGAGCAGCAAAGACTAAATCTAACCCTTTGTCACCTAATATTTGAAGAAAACATAGCTCCTCCCTAAAGTCTTTTCTTGTATGGGCTAAATACTTTTTGCTCTTTCAACCTTCTTACTATGAGACTTCCAGCCATTCTTAGCATCCGTCTCTACATGTGCTTCTTTTAGCTATTGTTCTCTCATaatattggggaaagaaatgaacaaaacacTCTATAGACAGTCTGGCTGTCACAGAGTTCAACATATATTTTGGCTcctttgaggaggaatgaaaCTATATTTAACTCAATACAGTCTAAAATTATATTactttttgggcagctaggtggcgcagtggatagagcactggtcctggaatcaggagtacctgagttcaaatccggcctcagacacttaacacttactagctgtgtgaccctgggcaagtcacttaaccccaattgcctcactaaaaaaaaaaaaaaattatattactttTAATTACCTACAGTTGATTCATTTATATCTAGCTTATAAATAAAGTCTTTAGGTCTTTCTCTGATGAACTAATGCTAAGATTAATCTCACCCGTTCTGTATTTATgtaggcaatttttaaaaaataaagtgtagGACTTCAGGTTTAGTCATGCTAATGTTCATCTTGTATCATCTTATTGGCTCTTACTGATGAGAGTACAGTGACATATGAGAAGACACCACAACTCAAAATATCATTACCTTATTAGTACCagttaaatgaaaaacaagagaaaactaAAAAGAATCAAATTGCCTTGGAGGAGATGGCAAAAGCTagataattatttctattttcttagaAAATAATTGGACCTCTAGCTGGCAGATTGTTTTAATGGAAGTGTTAAATTTTACAGAACTCCTCTATGAGCTCAAGAGAAATCCACAGCCCACTGTGAGGAATAGTGAGATTTTCTTTAGACAACTAAAAATGCTAGAAGACCTTCTCTTAAAAAAGAATCATCATGCATCAGAATTTGACACCAAGTTTGGGCCCTCAAAATACTCAGTAAGACTCTCAACTCAACTGGTATCCATGGCCTAACTCAAAGTATTAGGAGGAGCATGAGCTGTAAACCCTCATGAAAATCGAAAGGGTATGAAACTGTGTGAAGACCTCTGGGAAACAGTGGCACCTTCTATTCAAATTGCCTATACAAGAGAAAGAAGCCTATCTTGTAGAATAATAAGAGAGGTTTTATAAAATTCTTAATAAAGGGAGACAGTATGATATCGATGATAGAGTTctcctcagaatcaggaagaccagagttcacatCCTTGCTCTAAtgcatgctgtgtgaccctgagcagaaTATTTCACCTCACTACCCCAGAGTAAGTCTTAGAGAAAGTCCAGTCTGCCTTGAAAGAGTAAGTTCTTTgccaggagttccctacacttACTAAAACACAGGTTCAgtccacaaagaaaagaaaaagagtggcCAAATGGACAAAGAACTAAGCATGTTTTAAAGAATACACTGTCCTAAATAGGATAGTTCCATTGGAAATTGAAAAGATAGCTTCATTCAATACACTACCTCTATGTAAGTATCTATCCCCACTTCAAAATTTTAGCCTTGCTGAACAATTTATGTATGTGACCCTATTCTTTGTCATTTTGTTATGtagtatatctgattgcttttaaCAATAGCCTCTTGTCCATCTGTCACCTTTGATCTAAAGCATTCCTTATTTATTTGTGATTCCACTGAGAGGTTTTTCATCTAATTATTGCCATTACATATTTATTCACCCtgctccttttctttgttttagacCTTGTGTTATATAAGCTTTTGGCACAGTAATATTTTCTTTCAACTTTCAACTttagaatttaaaacaaaatattcacaGGTTAAGATCAAAAGAAATACACTTTTAAAACATGTGAAAAGTCCTATTTTCCAGTGTTGTGGTTTGTAGAGAACATAACAGAACCCTTCATATTAAAACATAAAACTTTTTAAGTATATTCATGTCTATTCTTTGATCAACTTTTTTTAATACTTAATTGCTCTTATCCTAGACTATACTAAATTGTAAACTAGAAATAAGGGAATGCTGATTCATACATTCTATAACATCCAGGACAGAACCAACCACTCAGTGAGAATTCAAATGGTGATCTCTGAACCCAGTGCTAGCTCTGAAATGTTAGGATACTGGTAAATTTCAACTAATTCACTTTAGTTAGATCAAATGCTTGATTTTCCCAGTAGGAAAATGACCATGTCACTCAGAGATAGGAGGCATCGATTTTTATCTTAGACTGTGTTTTATGCTGTAAGAATACAAAATCCACCAAACCTATACCAATAGAATACATGTTTCTTGAGAATGGGaccatttcttctttgtttttgtattcctaggacctaacacagtgtctggaaaAGGAGGACATAAAAAATGCAATTTGAATGTTGAAAAAACAAGCTGGTGTCTTGGGAACTTGTTCATGATAAAGACAACCTTCAGTTGGATCAGTAAATGGCAAAGTTACTCCATAATATTGGGGCTCATGCTAAGACTCCAGGAAGGCCTTTTTTATCCATTTCTAGTCAGAGTTTATTTTAGGCTGATGGCATTACTCATTTGCATCCTGAAGAAGAAGGCCCATCTATGAGTGAGAGGGGCACCAAATAGGAAGGAGAATTTGTGGCTttatcttcctcattttccaCACCCATATCTCATTACTATTTCCATCTAGGATCCAAAACTCATCTCCAATAAGCTTATGAGGAATAGAGATGTTTTTCTGATATCAAGTAAAAGTgacattttgaaataaaattagaCAGAAAAgacaattccacaaatatttatagcttttgaGAGTTCCAAGAAAATCTCTTCAAAAGTTCTACAAACATTTATCTGCATTTCCATTCTCTTCTaattcaatctgcatttttctcAACACTAGAATTCAAGGAAAAGGAGAATTTCTGATTTTAACATATAAAGGTTTATGATTTGGAACAGTGACTTCTATAGTATCACATCATAAATGTCATACTTAAAAAGgatgttttttttggtgagacaattggggttaagtgacttgcccaggttcacacagctagtaagtgttaagtgtctaaggtcggatttgaactcaggtactcctgaatccagggccagtgctctatccactgtgccatctaactgccccttaaaCAGGATTTTTAAAGTACCAAAGTATAATATTATTATACTGTAAGAtataatataattacatatttattaCTAAATACCAAGCATAATATTATTTACATTGTACAGTGAGATCTAAATTATAAATGATTAACTTCTAAATGaatttatgtaatatataattttattaatagggaTCTACTTGAATTACAAATGTTACCAAGTGTTAGGTGCCATTAATACAGTTGATAGATATCACATAAACTGGGCTAGGGAGAATCTACATAGggagaaatgatgaagagtgaaCCTTATAGACAAGGTTGAGATTACCAAGACCATATTTAACTGCTTTAAGGACTCTGGCAcactaataattaaagagaaTTCTACTATTCATAAGCAGCTATCCCAGGAGCTCATTTTGGCAATATTACATTAAAAGCAAGTATTATTAATGAGTACACAAAGTTAATACATGACCTTTCTTCACAAATATTCTATAGTTGAAATTAATTCGTTAAGTTGCACCCCTAATTATTACAGCTTAAAGAAGTTCAACTATTTAAACTTCTTGCCACAttataaaaagtagaaacaaatgGGATGGAGCATATGTAAGGAAAGTGTCTGAAAGTTAGAATTCCAGAGTTTTTATTCTGACTCTTCCTTAGAATTATCCCTTCCATCCTTCAGCTCTCATCAtcttctcattccatttattcatATGACCAACATGACTATACCTTGTCCAGATTCAGTACTCTACAGGATTCAAAAAAATGGACCAAGGAGAGAGTGAATCCCAAACTTGTCCTGTCTCTCTGTTGGGATATAAAGAatcattatgggggcagctaggtggcacagtggatagagcaccggccctggattcaggaagatctgagttcaaatccaacctcagacacttgacacttactagctgtgtgaccctgggcaagtcacttaaccccaattgcctcactaaaaaaacaaacaaacaaaaaaagaatcattatgCAGAGCAAACATCTAGTATCAAAGAATCTCAGAACAGGTTGGaacctcagagctcatctagtccaattcataattgaatagaaacaGTCTCTACAACATCTCCCAAAAGGGGTCAGTGATATTGAGTGATGTCACAATCCCCCCTCCTCAAGTCATTCATTCTATATTTGGATAGCTCCAACTGgtagaaaatttttctttattatggaTAGAAATCTGTGTCTCTGAAACTTTCACACATTACTTCTGGTTTCTGGAGTCAAGGGGAAAattcctaatccctcttccatattcAAATTCTTAATTAACAACAGCTATCATCTCCACATGCACTCAGTCTTCTCTGCATTCTAAGTATTACCAAATGACATGACTCCACGTCTCCCAGCCCTCACCATCCTGACTGCCATCCTCTGGACATACTCCAGTTCATCATGTTCTTAAACTGTGTTACCTAATGCTGTGCAATATGTGAATAATCAGAACAAGGAATAGATCTATAAGAATTCATTCTCTTGCTCTGTCCACTGTTGTCTACCTTCTACCTACCAGAAACAGTGACCCTCAAGAAATGCTTGTGATATCCACAAATATATCAAGAGAAACTTTACAAATTCATGGATAAAAATTAGCATGTCTGTGGCATTCCCCAGATCTAACAACCCTGTCAGAAATATAAATGAAGTCAGGCTGTCATTATTCACTCTTGATGAGGCTCTATTAGTTTTTAGTTATCATTGCTATTCTTTAAATACTTACAACCCACCATGCTAATAATATAGCAGAGCATTTGTTATTGGGAAAGCTCCAATAGATTTTAACCTATGAAGAAGTGTCTTCAGGAAAGACATCTAGTAGAGCAGCCAATTCCCTATTATTTGGCctcttttcacacacacacacacacacacacacacacacacacacacacacacacacacactgttttaAGGACTTAAACAATCCAAAGCCTTTAAAAGAGATGCTCTGGATTCACCGTGACAAGTTTTTAGTTCCTTGGCCAGGAAAAATTTATGAGAGAGTCAAGCACTAACATTCTGAGAGTTGAAAATGTGAGACAATTGGCATTTCACTGAAATAACAGGTTCTGGTCTCATTGTCTCATTTACTGTGCTGGGAGATTGCCAACAGATGTTAACCAGCTCAGTTAAGTATACTACTTTGGGTGTTTGGGTCCAGAATAGTGGCAGGATTCTCTTCTGGCCTCTGTAAGTTCACATAAAACAAAATGAGTATGATGTTTTCTATCATTCTCTAGGGATATGGATGCCAGAGGGATGCTAACCCAGGTGTATGTGAGTCTCAAGTTTGTTCCTGCAAACATGTTATATCATGGATCCATG is drawn from Dromiciops gliroides isolate mDroGli1 chromosome 2, mDroGli1.pri, whole genome shotgun sequence and contains these coding sequences:
- the LOC122739013 gene encoding olfactory receptor 2D2-like, yielding MSQTNQTWVTEFFLLGLSDDPKTQLILFTLFLAVYLGTILGNLLLTSLVMLDSQLHTPMYFFLCNLSLADLCFSTTIVPQTLIHMLSRRKLISFTGCAVQLLLILFFGCTQCSLLAVMSYDRYLAICDPMHYPLIMTWRVCGLLALACWSSGVLVSMVDTTFTLRLPYQGDNRIAHFICEPPALLVVASTDTHSSEMAIFLMGVVILLAPVSLIMISYVCIIVSVVKMKTASGRLKAFSTCGSHLIVVIIFYGSAIINYMTPKSAKELGKMVSVFYAVINPMLNPLIYSLRNKDVKRAFRNTVNSKLLCRT